In Drosophila yakuba strain Tai18E2 chromosome X, Prin_Dyak_Tai18E2_2.1, whole genome shotgun sequence, a single genomic region encodes these proteins:
- the LOC6525752 gene encoding troponin I isoform X6 — MADDEAKKAKQAEIERKRAEVRKRMEEASKAKKAKKGFMTPERKKKLRLLLRKKAAEELKKEQERKAAERRRIIEERCGSPRNLSDASEGELQEICEEYYERMYICEGQKWDLEYEVRKKDWEINDLNAQVNDLRGKFVKPALKKVSKYENKFAKLQKKAAEFNFRNQLKVVKKKEFTLEEEEKEKKPDWSKGKPGDAKVKEEVEAEA, encoded by the exons atgGCTGATGATGAG GCTAAGAAGGCTAAACAGGCTGAGATCGAGCGCAAGCGTGCTGAGGTGCGCAAGCGCATGGAGGAAGCCTCCAAGGccaagaaggccaagaagggTTTCATGACTCCAGAGAGGAAGAAGAAACTCAGG ttgctgctgcgtaAGAAAGCCGCTGAGGAGTTGAAGAAAGAACAGGAACGCAAAGCGGCTGAACGTAGACGCATCATTGAAGAACGTTGCGGCAGTCCCAGGAATCTCAGCGATGCCAGCGAAG gCGAATTGCAAGAGATTTGCGAAGAGTATTACGAGCGTATGTATATTTGTGAAGGCCAGAAATGGGATCTGGAATACGAAGTCAGGAAAAAAGACTGGGAG ATCAACGATCTCAATGCCCAAGTTAACGATCTTCGCGGCAAGTT TGTCAAGCCAGCCCTGAAGAAGGTCTCCAAATACGAAAACAAATTCGCCAAGCTGCAGAAGAAGGCCGCTGAGTTCAACTTCCGCAACCAGCTCAAGGtggtgaagaagaaggagttcacgctggaggaggaggagaaggag AAGAAGCCCGACTGGTCCAAGGGCAAGCCCGGAGATGCCAAGGTGAAGGAGGAGGTTGAGGCCGAAGCTTAA
- the LOC6525752 gene encoding troponin I isoform X5, with amino-acid sequence MADDEKKAAAPAAAPAAAAKPAAPAAAPAANGKAAPAANGKAAPAAAAAAPAGPPKDPNDPKVKAEEAKKAKQAEIERKRAEVRKRMEEASKAKKAKKGFMTPERKKKLRLLLRKKAAEELKKEQERKAAERRRIIEERCGSPRNLSDASEGELQEICEEYYERMYICEGQKWDLEYEVRKKDWEINDLNAQVNDLRGKFVKPALKKVSKYENKFAKLQKKAAEFNFRNQLKVVKKKEFTLEEEEKEKKIKDAAVLNKAKK; translated from the exons atgGCTGATGATGAG AAAAAGGCAGCAGCTCCGGCCGCAGCTccagcggcggcggccaaACCGGCGGCTCCGGCAGCAGCCCCGGCGGCCAATGGAAAGGCTGCTCCGGCGGCCAATGGAAAGGCTGCTcctgcagccgccgccgccgctccTGCCGGTCCGCCCAAGGATCCCAACGATCCCAAAGTGAAGGCCGAGGAG GCTAAGAAGGCTAAACAGGCTGAGATCGAGCGCAAGCGTGCTGAGGTGCGCAAGCGCATGGAGGAAGCCTCCAAGGccaagaaggccaagaagggTTTCATGACTCCAGAGAGGAAGAAGAAACTCAGG ttgctgctgcgtaAGAAAGCCGCTGAGGAGTTGAAGAAAGAACAGGAACGCAAAGCGGCTGAACGTAGACGCATCATTGAAGAACGTTGCGGCAGTCCCAGGAATCTCAGCGATGCCAGCGAAG gCGAATTGCAAGAGATTTGCGAAGAGTATTACGAGCGTATGTATATTTGTGAAGGCCAGAAATGGGATCTGGAATACGAAGTCAGGAAAAAAGACTGGGAG ATCAACGATCTCAATGCCCAAGTTAACGATCTTCGCGGCAAGTT TGTCAAGCCAGCCCTGAAGAAGGTCTCCAAATACGAAAACAAATTCGCCAAGCTGCAGAAGAAGGCCGCTGAGTTCAACTTCCGCAACCAGCTCAAGGtggtgaagaagaaggagttcacgctggaggaggaggagaaggag AAAAAGATAAAAGATGCCGCTGTGCTAAATAAGGCCAAAAAGT AA
- the LOC6525752 gene encoding troponin I isoform X12, giving the protein MADDEKKAAAPAAAPAAAAKPAAPAAAPAANGKAAPAANGKAAPAAAAAAPAGPPKDPNDPKVKAEEAKKAKQAEIERKRAEVRKRMEEASKAKKAKKGFMTPERKKKLRLLLRKKAAEELKKEQERKAAERRRIIEERCGSPRNLSDASEDQRSQCPS; this is encoded by the exons atgGCTGATGATGAG AAAAAGGCAGCAGCTCCGGCCGCAGCTccagcggcggcggccaaACCGGCGGCTCCGGCAGCAGCCCCGGCGGCCAATGGAAAGGCTGCTCCGGCGGCCAATGGAAAGGCTGCTcctgcagccgccgccgccgctccTGCCGGTCCGCCCAAGGATCCCAACGATCCCAAAGTGAAGGCCGAGGAG GCTAAGAAGGCTAAACAGGCTGAGATCGAGCGCAAGCGTGCTGAGGTGCGCAAGCGCATGGAGGAAGCCTCCAAGGccaagaaggccaagaagggTTTCATGACTCCAGAGAGGAAGAAGAAACTCAGG ttgctgctgcgtaAGAAAGCCGCTGAGGAGTTGAAGAAAGAACAGGAACGCAAAGCGGCTGAACGTAGACGCATCATTGAAGAACGTTGCGGCAGTCCCAGGAATCTCAGCGATGCCAGCGAAG ATCAACGATCTCAATGCCCAAGTTAA
- the LOC6525752 gene encoding troponin I isoform X4 produces the protein MADDEKKAAAPAAAPAAAAKPAAPAAAPAANGKAAPAANGKAAPAAAAAAPAGPPKDPNDPKVKAEEAKKAKQAEIERKRAEVRKRMEEASKAKKAKKGFMTPERKKKLRLLLRKKAAEELKKEQERKAAERRRIIEERCGSPRNLSDASEAELQTICKQYWQRVYSLEGDKFDLEHVQKVKAQEINDLNAQVNDLRGKFVKPALKKVSKYENKFAKLQKKAAEFNFRNQLKVVKKKEFTLEEEEKEKKPDWSKGKPGDAKVKEEVEAEA, from the exons atgGCTGATGATGAG AAAAAGGCAGCAGCTCCGGCCGCAGCTccagcggcggcggccaaACCGGCGGCTCCGGCAGCAGCCCCGGCGGCCAATGGAAAGGCTGCTCCGGCGGCCAATGGAAAGGCTGCTcctgcagccgccgccgccgctccTGCCGGTCCGCCCAAGGATCCCAACGATCCCAAAGTGAAGGCCGAGGAG GCTAAGAAGGCTAAACAGGCTGAGATCGAGCGCAAGCGTGCTGAGGTGCGCAAGCGCATGGAGGAAGCCTCCAAGGccaagaaggccaagaagggTTTCATGACTCCAGAGAGGAAGAAGAAACTCAGG ttgctgctgcgtaAGAAAGCCGCTGAGGAGTTGAAGAAAGAACAGGAACGCAAAGCGGCTGAACGTAGACGCATCATTGAAGAACGTTGCGGCAGTCCCAGGAATCTCAGCGATGCCAGCGAAG CCGAACTGCAAACAATATGCAAACAATATTGGCAACGCGTATACAGTTTGGAGGGCGATAAGTTTGATTTAGAACACGTGCAGAAAGTCAAGGCCCAAGAG ATCAACGATCTCAATGCCCAAGTTAACGATCTTCGCGGCAAGTT TGTCAAGCCAGCCCTGAAGAAGGTCTCCAAATACGAAAACAAATTCGCCAAGCTGCAGAAGAAGGCCGCTGAGTTCAACTTCCGCAACCAGCTCAAGGtggtgaagaagaaggagttcacgctggaggaggaggagaaggag AAGAAGCCCGACTGGTCCAAGGGCAAGCCCGGAGATGCCAAGGTGAAGGAGGAGGTTGAGGCCGAAGCTTAA
- the LOC6525752 gene encoding troponin I isoform X10 has product MADDEAKKAKQAEIERKRAEVRKRMEEASKAKKAKKGFMTPERKKKLRLLLRKKAAEELKKEQERKAAERRRIIEERCGSPRNLSDASEDTLKSLIKQHYDRINKLEDQKYDLEYVVKRKDVEINDLNAQVNDLRGKFVKPALKKVSKYENKFAKLQKKAAEFNFRNQLKVVKKKEFTLEEEEKEKKIKDAAVLNKAKK; this is encoded by the exons atgGCTGATGATGAG GCTAAGAAGGCTAAACAGGCTGAGATCGAGCGCAAGCGTGCTGAGGTGCGCAAGCGCATGGAGGAAGCCTCCAAGGccaagaaggccaagaagggTTTCATGACTCCAGAGAGGAAGAAGAAACTCAGG ttgctgctgcgtaAGAAAGCCGCTGAGGAGTTGAAGAAAGAACAGGAACGCAAAGCGGCTGAACGTAGACGCATCATTGAAGAACGTTGCGGCAGTCCCAGGAATCTCAGCGATGCCAGCGAAG ACACACTCAAATCTCTGATCAAGCAACACTATGACAGGATTAATAAATTGGAGGACCAGAAATATGATCTTGAGTATGTTGTTAAACGCAAGGATGTTGAG ATCAACGATCTCAATGCCCAAGTTAACGATCTTCGCGGCAAGTT TGTCAAGCCAGCCCTGAAGAAGGTCTCCAAATACGAAAACAAATTCGCCAAGCTGCAGAAGAAGGCCGCTGAGTTCAACTTCCGCAACCAGCTCAAGGtggtgaagaagaaggagttcacgctggaggaggaggagaaggag AAAAAGATAAAAGATGCCGCTGTGCTAAATAAGGCCAAAAAGT AA
- the LOC6525752 gene encoding troponin I isoform X11, with the protein MADDEAKKAKQAEIERKRAEVRKRMEEASKAKKAKKGFMTPERKKKLRLLLRKKAAEELKKEQERKAAERRRIIEERCGSPRNLSDASEAELQTICKQYWQRVYSLEGDKFDLEHVQKVKAQEINDLNAQVNDLRGKFVKPALKKVSKYENKFAKLQKKAAEFNFRNQLKVVKKKEFTLEEEEKEKKIKDAAVLNKAKK; encoded by the exons atgGCTGATGATGAG GCTAAGAAGGCTAAACAGGCTGAGATCGAGCGCAAGCGTGCTGAGGTGCGCAAGCGCATGGAGGAAGCCTCCAAGGccaagaaggccaagaagggTTTCATGACTCCAGAGAGGAAGAAGAAACTCAGG ttgctgctgcgtaAGAAAGCCGCTGAGGAGTTGAAGAAAGAACAGGAACGCAAAGCGGCTGAACGTAGACGCATCATTGAAGAACGTTGCGGCAGTCCCAGGAATCTCAGCGATGCCAGCGAAG CCGAACTGCAAACAATATGCAAACAATATTGGCAACGCGTATACAGTTTGGAGGGCGATAAGTTTGATTTAGAACACGTGCAGAAAGTCAAGGCCCAAGAG ATCAACGATCTCAATGCCCAAGTTAACGATCTTCGCGGCAAGTT TGTCAAGCCAGCCCTGAAGAAGGTCTCCAAATACGAAAACAAATTCGCCAAGCTGCAGAAGAAGGCCGCTGAGTTCAACTTCCGCAACCAGCTCAAGGtggtgaagaagaaggagttcacgctggaggaggaggagaaggag AAAAAGATAAAAGATGCCGCTGTGCTAAATAAGGCCAAAAAGT AA
- the LOC6525752 gene encoding troponin I isoform X7, with product MADDEAKKAKQAEIERKRAEVRKRMEEASKAKKAKKGFMTPERKKKLRLLLRKKAAEELKKEQERKAAERRRIIEERCGSPRNLSDASEDTLKSLIKQHYDRINKLEDQKYDLEYVVKRKDVEINDLNAQVNDLRGKFVKPALKKVSKYENKFAKLQKKAAEFNFRNQLKVVKKKEFTLEEEEKEKKPDWSKGKPGDAKVKEEVEAEA from the exons atgGCTGATGATGAG GCTAAGAAGGCTAAACAGGCTGAGATCGAGCGCAAGCGTGCTGAGGTGCGCAAGCGCATGGAGGAAGCCTCCAAGGccaagaaggccaagaagggTTTCATGACTCCAGAGAGGAAGAAGAAACTCAGG ttgctgctgcgtaAGAAAGCCGCTGAGGAGTTGAAGAAAGAACAGGAACGCAAAGCGGCTGAACGTAGACGCATCATTGAAGAACGTTGCGGCAGTCCCAGGAATCTCAGCGATGCCAGCGAAG ACACACTCAAATCTCTGATCAAGCAACACTATGACAGGATTAATAAATTGGAGGACCAGAAATATGATCTTGAGTATGTTGTTAAACGCAAGGATGTTGAG ATCAACGATCTCAATGCCCAAGTTAACGATCTTCGCGGCAAGTT TGTCAAGCCAGCCCTGAAGAAGGTCTCCAAATACGAAAACAAATTCGCCAAGCTGCAGAAGAAGGCCGCTGAGTTCAACTTCCGCAACCAGCTCAAGGtggtgaagaagaaggagttcacgctggaggaggaggagaaggag AAGAAGCCCGACTGGTCCAAGGGCAAGCCCGGAGATGCCAAGGTGAAGGAGGAGGTTGAGGCCGAAGCTTAA
- the LOC6525752 gene encoding troponin I isoform X8 yields MADDEAKKAKQAEIERKRAEVRKRMEEASKAKKAKKGFMTPERKKKLRLLLRKKAAEELKKEQERKAAERRRIIEERCGSPRNLSDASEAELQTICKQYWQRVYSLEGDKFDLEHVQKVKAQEINDLNAQVNDLRGKFVKPALKKVSKYENKFAKLQKKAAEFNFRNQLKVVKKKEFTLEEEEKEKKPDWSKGKPGDAKVKEEVEAEA; encoded by the exons atgGCTGATGATGAG GCTAAGAAGGCTAAACAGGCTGAGATCGAGCGCAAGCGTGCTGAGGTGCGCAAGCGCATGGAGGAAGCCTCCAAGGccaagaaggccaagaagggTTTCATGACTCCAGAGAGGAAGAAGAAACTCAGG ttgctgctgcgtaAGAAAGCCGCTGAGGAGTTGAAGAAAGAACAGGAACGCAAAGCGGCTGAACGTAGACGCATCATTGAAGAACGTTGCGGCAGTCCCAGGAATCTCAGCGATGCCAGCGAAG CCGAACTGCAAACAATATGCAAACAATATTGGCAACGCGTATACAGTTTGGAGGGCGATAAGTTTGATTTAGAACACGTGCAGAAAGTCAAGGCCCAAGAG ATCAACGATCTCAATGCCCAAGTTAACGATCTTCGCGGCAAGTT TGTCAAGCCAGCCCTGAAGAAGGTCTCCAAATACGAAAACAAATTCGCCAAGCTGCAGAAGAAGGCCGCTGAGTTCAACTTCCGCAACCAGCTCAAGGtggtgaagaagaaggagttcacgctggaggaggaggagaaggag AAGAAGCCCGACTGGTCCAAGGGCAAGCCCGGAGATGCCAAGGTGAAGGAGGAGGTTGAGGCCGAAGCTTAA
- the LOC6525752 gene encoding troponin I isoform X9 — translation MADDEAKKAKQAEIERKRAEVRKRMEEASKAKKAKKGFMTPERKKKLRLLLRKKAAEELKKEQERKAAERRRIIEERCGSPRNLSDASEDTIQSVCKDYHSKILKLESEKYDLEHEVARKDYEINDLNAQVNDLRGKFVKPALKKVSKYENKFAKLQKKAAEFNFRNQLKVVKKKEFTLEEEEKEKKPDWSKGKPGDAKVKEEVEAEA, via the exons atgGCTGATGATGAG GCTAAGAAGGCTAAACAGGCTGAGATCGAGCGCAAGCGTGCTGAGGTGCGCAAGCGCATGGAGGAAGCCTCCAAGGccaagaaggccaagaagggTTTCATGACTCCAGAGAGGAAGAAGAAACTCAGG ttgctgctgcgtaAGAAAGCCGCTGAGGAGTTGAAGAAAGAACAGGAACGCAAAGCGGCTGAACGTAGACGCATCATTGAAGAACGTTGCGGCAGTCCCAGGAATCTCAGCGATGCCAGCGAAG ATACTATTCAGAGTGTTTGTAAGGACTACCACAGTAAGATACTGAAACTGGAGTCCGAAAAGTACGATCTCGAGCACGAGGTAGCCAGAAAGGATTATGAG ATCAACGATCTCAATGCCCAAGTTAACGATCTTCGCGGCAAGTT TGTCAAGCCAGCCCTGAAGAAGGTCTCCAAATACGAAAACAAATTCGCCAAGCTGCAGAAGAAGGCCGCTGAGTTCAACTTCCGCAACCAGCTCAAGGtggtgaagaagaaggagttcacgctggaggaggaggagaaggag AAGAAGCCCGACTGGTCCAAGGGCAAGCCCGGAGATGCCAAGGTGAAGGAGGAGGTTGAGGCCGAAGCTTAA
- the LOC6525752 gene encoding troponin I isoform X2, translating to MADDEKKAAAPAAAPAAAAKPAAPAAAPAANGKAAPAANGKAAPAAAAAAPAGPPKDPNDPKVKAEEAKKAKQAEIERKRAEVRKRMEEASKAKKAKKGFMTPERKKKLRLLLRKKAAEELKKEQERKAAERRRIIEERCGSPRNLSDASEDTLKSLIKQHYDRINKLEDQKYDLEYVVKRKDVEINDLNAQVNDLRGKFVKPALKKVSKYENKFAKLQKKAAEFNFRNQLKVVKKKEFTLEEEEKEKKPDWSKGKPGDAKVKEEVEAEA from the exons atgGCTGATGATGAG AAAAAGGCAGCAGCTCCGGCCGCAGCTccagcggcggcggccaaACCGGCGGCTCCGGCAGCAGCCCCGGCGGCCAATGGAAAGGCTGCTCCGGCGGCCAATGGAAAGGCTGCTcctgcagccgccgccgccgctccTGCCGGTCCGCCCAAGGATCCCAACGATCCCAAAGTGAAGGCCGAGGAG GCTAAGAAGGCTAAACAGGCTGAGATCGAGCGCAAGCGTGCTGAGGTGCGCAAGCGCATGGAGGAAGCCTCCAAGGccaagaaggccaagaagggTTTCATGACTCCAGAGAGGAAGAAGAAACTCAGG ttgctgctgcgtaAGAAAGCCGCTGAGGAGTTGAAGAAAGAACAGGAACGCAAAGCGGCTGAACGTAGACGCATCATTGAAGAACGTTGCGGCAGTCCCAGGAATCTCAGCGATGCCAGCGAAG ACACACTCAAATCTCTGATCAAGCAACACTATGACAGGATTAATAAATTGGAGGACCAGAAATATGATCTTGAGTATGTTGTTAAACGCAAGGATGTTGAG ATCAACGATCTCAATGCCCAAGTTAACGATCTTCGCGGCAAGTT TGTCAAGCCAGCCCTGAAGAAGGTCTCCAAATACGAAAACAAATTCGCCAAGCTGCAGAAGAAGGCCGCTGAGTTCAACTTCCGCAACCAGCTCAAGGtggtgaagaagaaggagttcacgctggaggaggaggagaaggag AAGAAGCCCGACTGGTCCAAGGGCAAGCCCGGAGATGCCAAGGTGAAGGAGGAGGTTGAGGCCGAAGCTTAA
- the LOC6525752 gene encoding troponin I isoform X3: protein MADDEKKAAAPAAAPAAAAKPAAPAAAPAANGKAAPAANGKAAPAAAAAAPAGPPKDPNDPKVKAEEAKKAKQAEIERKRAEVRKRMEEASKAKKAKKGFMTPERKKKLRLLLRKKAAEELKKEQERKAAERRRIIEERCGSPRNLSDASEDTIQSVCKDYHSKILKLESEKYDLEHEVARKDYEINDLNAQVNDLRGKFVKPALKKVSKYENKFAKLQKKAAEFNFRNQLKVVKKKEFTLEEEEKEKKPDWSKGKPGDAKVKEEVEAEA from the exons atgGCTGATGATGAG AAAAAGGCAGCAGCTCCGGCCGCAGCTccagcggcggcggccaaACCGGCGGCTCCGGCAGCAGCCCCGGCGGCCAATGGAAAGGCTGCTCCGGCGGCCAATGGAAAGGCTGCTcctgcagccgccgccgccgctccTGCCGGTCCGCCCAAGGATCCCAACGATCCCAAAGTGAAGGCCGAGGAG GCTAAGAAGGCTAAACAGGCTGAGATCGAGCGCAAGCGTGCTGAGGTGCGCAAGCGCATGGAGGAAGCCTCCAAGGccaagaaggccaagaagggTTTCATGACTCCAGAGAGGAAGAAGAAACTCAGG ttgctgctgcgtaAGAAAGCCGCTGAGGAGTTGAAGAAAGAACAGGAACGCAAAGCGGCTGAACGTAGACGCATCATTGAAGAACGTTGCGGCAGTCCCAGGAATCTCAGCGATGCCAGCGAAG ATACTATTCAGAGTGTTTGTAAGGACTACCACAGTAAGATACTGAAACTGGAGTCCGAAAAGTACGATCTCGAGCACGAGGTAGCCAGAAAGGATTATGAG ATCAACGATCTCAATGCCCAAGTTAACGATCTTCGCGGCAAGTT TGTCAAGCCAGCCCTGAAGAAGGTCTCCAAATACGAAAACAAATTCGCCAAGCTGCAGAAGAAGGCCGCTGAGTTCAACTTCCGCAACCAGCTCAAGGtggtgaagaagaaggagttcacgctggaggaggaggagaaggag AAGAAGCCCGACTGGTCCAAGGGCAAGCCCGGAGATGCCAAGGTGAAGGAGGAGGTTGAGGCCGAAGCTTAA
- the LOC6525752 gene encoding troponin I isoform X1, whose protein sequence is MADDEKKAAAPAAAPAAAAKPAAPAAAPAANGKAAPAANGKAAPAAAAAAPAGPPKDPNDPKVKAEEAKKAKQAEIERKRAEVRKRMEEASKAKKAKKGFMTPERKKKLRLLLRKKAAEELKKEQERKAAERRRIIEERCGSPRNLSDASEGELQEICEEYYERMYICEGQKWDLEYEVRKKDWEINDLNAQVNDLRGKFVKPALKKVSKYENKFAKLQKKAAEFNFRNQLKVVKKKEFTLEEEEKEKKPDWSKGKPGDAKVKEEVEAEA, encoded by the exons atgGCTGATGATGAG AAAAAGGCAGCAGCTCCGGCCGCAGCTccagcggcggcggccaaACCGGCGGCTCCGGCAGCAGCCCCGGCGGCCAATGGAAAGGCTGCTCCGGCGGCCAATGGAAAGGCTGCTcctgcagccgccgccgccgctccTGCCGGTCCGCCCAAGGATCCCAACGATCCCAAAGTGAAGGCCGAGGAG GCTAAGAAGGCTAAACAGGCTGAGATCGAGCGCAAGCGTGCTGAGGTGCGCAAGCGCATGGAGGAAGCCTCCAAGGccaagaaggccaagaagggTTTCATGACTCCAGAGAGGAAGAAGAAACTCAGG ttgctgctgcgtaAGAAAGCCGCTGAGGAGTTGAAGAAAGAACAGGAACGCAAAGCGGCTGAACGTAGACGCATCATTGAAGAACGTTGCGGCAGTCCCAGGAATCTCAGCGATGCCAGCGAAG gCGAATTGCAAGAGATTTGCGAAGAGTATTACGAGCGTATGTATATTTGTGAAGGCCAGAAATGGGATCTGGAATACGAAGTCAGGAAAAAAGACTGGGAG ATCAACGATCTCAATGCCCAAGTTAACGATCTTCGCGGCAAGTT TGTCAAGCCAGCCCTGAAGAAGGTCTCCAAATACGAAAACAAATTCGCCAAGCTGCAGAAGAAGGCCGCTGAGTTCAACTTCCGCAACCAGCTCAAGGtggtgaagaagaaggagttcacgctggaggaggaggagaaggag AAGAAGCCCGACTGGTCCAAGGGCAAGCCCGGAGATGCCAAGGTGAAGGAGGAGGTTGAGGCCGAAGCTTAA